Within Spinacia oleracea cultivar Varoflay chromosome 4, BTI_SOV_V1, whole genome shotgun sequence, the genomic segment CTTCCTGTCATTCTTGAGTTTGTTGGAAATTAGAAGATCTTCCCTTAAATTTCATCCCACTTTGATTGGATGATTATGATCTGATGGTACACAACCAAAGGACGACATTGCGaatatgttttttattttttgaaagaaATTCCCATTTCCACTTATCGAATGAAAACGACCCACGTTTCGTGTTGTATCTGCTTGTTAATGACGTTGTATCTGCTAGTTAATGACATTGTATCTGCTAGTTAATGACGGTGTATATGCTAGTTAATGACTGTATCTGCAAGTTTTTTCAGATGTATCTGCAAGCTATTGTTCCTGTAACCATAATAGTCTGCAAAGTATGCATAACTAGGTAAAATTGGAGCAATATTtttagaaaaacaaaaataagcaGATAGCTCGGTTCCCCTGTACTATAGGCCTTAAAATAACTTGCCCACATTCATTAGTTTAAAGGCTTTTACCCTATTACACATGATAATTTTAAATGTTTGGCAGGCATTTTTCCCTATTATCCATGATGGATGTTATGTCGTTCtctgctttaatttcaagtattccAAGGTTGATGTGATTGACCAGAGGATTTTGACCGGAAAAGTGAATGAAATTTATGGTGGCTACGTGACAATTCTGGTAAGATTTTAGATCGAATCTTCATCTTCCAATTTTTCTGAAATTATTGCCTGCACATCTCGTTGGTTCTATTACATTGCCTCGGATTTACTAACCATATTTTGTTGTATTATATTTTGCATTTTGTAGGCTTCGTTCTTTTCAAAGTTTTTGAAGGATATGAAGGATCCAAGAGCTAAGTTAGTAATGAATTTTGAGCCAAGGATAATCAGAATGGTATGGAAATCCAATGAGCTTGATGTTGTTGATAGTGGTGTCCTTGCAATGAGACACATGGAAACATATATGGGGCAAGCAAATTCTTGGGATCCTctcctaaaaaaaattgatgtaaGAAATTAGCTTATATATGAAATTATCTTATACTTCTTATGAAAGGATTTACTTTCACATAAAAATATTATAGTTTTTCTAGACCTTTTTTTAGTGCAAAGCTAACTTAGGTTCTCCGTTCTTGTGCTTCCAGGGCCATGTTCTTAGAAATTTGAGAGCAAAATATTGTTGTGAGATTTTGAAGAATGAGTACAACGTGGTCAAAGAAGATGTGTTGAAGAAAGCAAAATTGTGAATTGAGCAAAATATTGTTGCCGGGAAGATGGAATTTTGATGTTGATCATAGACGTGTGTTCATTGTAATATTGATAGTTTGTTAATGATGTAAACTAATCGTTGGTACTGGGTTGTAGCGTTATAGGCTCTAAAACTTACCATAGCTTTATGCATTTACTATAGTATGCTGTGATGTTGATAGTTTGTTAATGATGTAAACTGACGTGTGTTGTTGGACACGATTGTGATATATCTACAATATTCTGATGTATGACAGTGGAGACTGTTGTTGCTTCTGCTTTGATTTCAAGTTCTTTTAGTTCCATTTTTATTCTGCTACAAtattgttgctgctgttgttgagTTCCTGTTCTGGGGTTTTGTGAGATCGGAAACTGTCCACAGACAGCTGCCTGTGGGGCTTTGGCAAGTTCAACAAGGACTAAAATAGGTGCAAAAATTAACTTGGTTGCATTGCATTGCATTAACCAGTTGTTATGGCATTTTGGGTCAAGGTTGGATTTATCGGTCTGTGATTTGGGCCTCGCAGCAGCTCAACCAGCTGGTGTACCTGATGCAACCAGCTGGTGTACCTGATGCAACCAGCTGGTGTACCTGATGCAACCAGCTGGTGTACCTGACACAATCAGCTGGTGTACCTGATATAATTTGCATTTGCATTATCTGAACTGCACCAGATTTCTATCATCCAGAATATGTTCATTTGCTACTGCTGCACCATTGCTTTTAAATTGCAATACACtcttcaacattcaaaataattACGGTTTCAATACATCACGCTTAGTTATCTGCTTCTTAGTGTTTTGTAGAAGATAAACAGATGACAGATTCTGAAACCCTGTCACAAGTCTGTTAACATGCTCCCTACAACTCCCTGGAGTAAATAAAAATGTGACAGAACGAGAACCAGTTAAAACAGGAAGTACCCTTTGATCCTTGAACAAGAAATCCTGTGATTATTGTAAGTATTATGTTAAGGGTGTTAAAAAAAAACCccgcaaaacaaaaacaaaccaAAAAACTATTGTACAAGTAGAAAGACAAGTACTAAACCTAGAAAACAAAAAGCTAAGCATAAACTACAAAACATCAAAGTCAAGTTCATCAAACAAATGCCATAATTAACGGCACAACTCCTAAGACGTGACTCACCACATTAACTTGCTTTCTATCCTGATTGTCTGTCAGAAGCCCGACaccaacaacacagcagcataCTAGCAGACCCCTCCAACGCAGCAGTATAGTAGCAGACGCTTTCAACGCAGCAGCATAGTAGCAGAGCCCTCCAACGCAGCAGAAAAGTAGCAGTGACCAAGTGGGCATAAGTCAATTAGGCCAAGCCATGGAAAACCTGAAACAGACCCCTCCAACGCAGACATGAAACCAACAGCCTATCTATCACAACCAATAAGATCACCCAAAAGGGCCTGAACTGAGGATGGCATTATTGGCTAATGTTGTTGCTCCGTCACAAGCTGTGTTTGATCTGAACACTGAAAATACAAGCATTTAAAAAGAATATATCACAAGCCAATAAATAAACTTTCAGACATGTTTGCAGAACCTATGCTTGATTTTAAGAGTATGATAATAAAAAACCAACGCTGTTGTATTTACTATAGGAACACGTTGTATCTACTATAGGACTATAATGTATCTACTATAAGATTATGACGTATCTAATACAGTAATTCTGTCAAAACACTATATTAAAACTAAAATCAGCATATTTTACTTAAGgaataaa encodes:
- the LOC110779277 gene encoding uncharacterized protein, with product MIKGTLDFKIRLVGMVKCSKVSISDIDLAFFPIIHDGCYVVLCFNFKYSKVDVIDQRILTGKVNEIYGGYVTILASFFSKFLKDMKDPRAKLVMNFEPRIIRMVWKSNELDVVDSGVLAMRHMETYMGQANSWDPLLKKIDGHVLRNLRAKYCCEILKNEYNVVKEDVLKKAKL